Sequence from the Fragaria vesca subsp. vesca linkage group LG4, FraVesHawaii_1.0, whole genome shotgun sequence genome:
ATGTATCGATTCTCTGCCGTGGATTAGCTTCTTCTGGGCCAGAATATCCAATGAAGACACATCCACAGAAATCCCAAAACAAATATTTGACTTTGGTTATTGGATTTTAATCAGGTGTCAAGCATAATGGGAAAGCCTGAGCCCTATTTAACTTGCTGCTCTCCTATTTAAGAGGACTAGAACTCATGTTGCTATGGTTGTGTACACTGCACAGTACCTTCTGTTTTTGATACCAGAATCTAAGAAAGAAACAGAATGGAATCTCACAACCTAATTAAAGGATAAGCAGTTACCATCTAGTTATGGTTCATCTCTGTAACTAATGGAAAACTCTATACAACACAGCAGCATGCTTAATTTTGATCAGCAATGCTAATTTAAAATGGAACTCCATTCTTTAGTTGGGTTGATTTAAAACAAAAATGGTGGAAACACAAGACAGCATAGTACGCTGAAAAAGATGAAATTAACCAGGAGAGTCCCACAGTATCAGTGTATTTCATTTTCGCTTGAAAATCAAAACACAAAACATGCCAGCATAGAACACAGGTTAAGACAAGGTAAAAGACCAGAGGAATAAGGAAACGAGAAATAAGGGAAGCTACAGAAGTAATATTTCTTAGTGAAATAACTACATCAGAGATACTAATCTATATTCTAAGATTTTGGCAACTAAATATAGAAAAATGTATGTTAGTTCTTCACTTCAATCTAAGGTTCTATGTGTACCAACTCTAATAGAATCCATTTCTCCTTCTCTAAATTCTGAACAATTAGCCATGTTCTGCTGCTACGAATTAAAACAGAGCCTCACACAATCTATTTTGAAGTGAAACTGGTAACTGCTCAAGTCAACATACCGTACTTTGTTCACCTCACATTCTGTCATGCAACAACAAACCAGGGTGAAGTTTACAATATGACTGATGTGAGGTTGGGAGACTCTGCAAAGTAGCATTGGCAGGGCTTGGCTGGAGAATGACATATTTTCAACTGAACAAACTTCCCAAATTTCCAATCCATGCTGAACACGCACCCAATCAACATGGCCGACTATGAAGCAGGTGTTCAGCCATGATGGACACTTCACTTTACAATTTGTGCACCTCTCCTCCTGTACAACACAAGGGCAAATACAGGGGGAAAATGATTATCCGATCGTCAAAGTGTCAACTACCACTACGATTATCGCTACCCATAACGAAGTGACCATCCCATTGCTCCATTGCTATCAGAAATAACCTTCACTACATCTTTGTATTCCTACTTGTCATATCAAATCAAGATTCTAATCACTAGAACTCCTACAACATCTACTCCACAACTGAAAGATAAACGGGAATTAAGCAATAATAGAGCTCAAATAACAAAATACTCAACTGCGATAAAACCAACAAAAATAAGGTTATATAAGCTACTTTAGCTTTAACACTATGACCATAGAGGTAAATGCCACTAGCAGAAAGTAGACAATAATAAGCACGCCAAATTTAACACCACTCAACAGCAAAAAGTAAATAGGAGCATCTAGTACGCACTAAAATACTACTTATTATAGACTACCAAAATAGATACTGCAAACTAATAGGATTTAAGCAATCCAACCAGGCCCAAAGCATTCATCCAACTTGAGCTGTTCCTGCTGCTGCCGCTGGTCACAAGAGACCATTACTAGCTCATTTTTCAAGAGGTACAAGACATTTCAATTGAACAGCCAACCATCAAAATTACTGCTGCTGGGCTTGTCGTGCCTGAGCACTGCTATACCCACCATAGCCAACTTGCCCGCCATGAGCGCCATTAGCCTGACCACCATAGTTTCCAGAAGCTTGTGATGGGTCTGCTCTCCAACCAGAATTTCCATAACCTGCATTTCCATTTGAGTCGCCATAGCCACTTCCGATGTATCCACCACCACTACCTTGCTCCCCACCAGGACCACCAACATTGTTATTTGGGACACTCCCAGAACGCCCTCCAACTGCACCATATGCAGATGGATTTCCATAGGATGCATCACCTCCACTGTACCCACCATAACCATAACCTTGAGCTCCGTACCCAGCCGCTGCACTAGGAGATTGACCAGCAGGTGCAGATCCAGGACCACCACCTCCTGCAGCTGCACTGCCGCTTTGAACACCCCAAGGAGCGGTATTGCCGTATCCCATACCACCATATCCTGCGGGTGCTTGGGAGCTCCATGAACTTCTAGGAGCACCTGGTGGGCCACCACCATAACCAGCATTTGGGGCATTAGGGTTTCCATAGGCGGCAGCGGCTGGACCACCATATCCAGTATTGGTACCACCATAACCTCCATAGCCTCCATAACCAATGCCATTACTGGAAGGAGCATACCCATAACTGGGTGCACTATACCCCGAAGAACCATAAGGAGGAAAACCACCACCAGTGCTCTGAGATTGCATGTACCTGTTCGAGTCCATTCGACCATCATATGCATTTGGGTTCCCACCAGATGTTCCATAGCCTTGGTAACCACCACCAGATGCACCACCGCCACCCTGACCACCCCCCATGGAACGGCCACCACCACCAGGGTTGGCATCTTTGGGAAGAGCCCTCTTTACTTCCACTTGCTTACCACTTAAATCATGAAATGTCTTGTGCAAAACCCTATCTACTGCATCTTCAGTGTCAAATGAAATAAATCCAAATCCACGAGGTCGTCCAGTATTTTGGTCAAACATTACAACTACATCTGTTACATGGCCATAAGCTTCAAAATATTCACGGAACTCTTCTTCATTTAGAGTGGGAGGCAGCCCACCAACAAATATCTTCTTGGTCCTAACATTTCCACCGCTTCCCACATTTCTACCAGGATTGGGATTTCCTGCTCTGACAGAAGTTTGCTGCTCCTCTCTTGAGAGGGCCCTCTTAGCTTCAACCTGAAATATAAAACCGGATATAGTGAAGCAGAAGTAAGGATAAATTCGTATGTGGATATAACATATAAGTAACAGCCAGCTCAACTTTAACTTAACAAATGAAAACCTTCAATGATATAATCAATAGAAGCCATGATCACATAAGGATGCATATTGAAAATATAATGTAACTGGTGCAGCAGCATCAACATGGTTAGAACATAACTATCTTCTTTGGCAGGCTGCCCATCTAAGAACTAATATCAAGAATTATAGTTTATAAATTCTGGTCTCACAAACATTCAATCTCAAATGAGTCAAATCACTAAGAGTCCTCTAAAAATCCTATCTTTAACGCATTAGCTGTTACGAGTCTTTAGAGAATCTCTCTTAAACTCACAAATAAAACCATATCTTCAAAAATCACTAGATTTTGACGAAAACTTCATATTGTTGACAGCTCAGTGCCTTATTATTCCCATCTAAAATTCCTCCTCTCTCTTCCTACCAAGAGTTCCACTCATTACAACCTGCCCACTGTCTCATCAATTCTACCCTCCAAACTCCATTACACTAAAACTCCACAACTCAACACAACTATACACTCCACATAATCAAGACATCTCTTCGGCTTCAAAAACAAACATTACAACACTAAAGCAACCTGAATCATTGAACTAACAGCTACAACTATTCAATTCTCAACATCTTCATACAAAACCAAAAACACTCATCCAAAAACGAATCACAAGCAAACACAAAGCAAAAAAGAATCAAAATTTGTCAAAACAAAAGAAGGGTTGTTATTGGGTTTTCCATACCGTCCTGCCATCGATGGTATGCTTCTCCTGAAGAACCCTATCAAGAACAGCAGGATCCACAAAGACGACGAACCCAAAACCTCTGGGTCTCTGAGTGATCT
This genomic interval carries:
- the LOC101310400 gene encoding uncharacterized protein LOC101310400 yields the protein MNALGLEERCTNCKVKCPSWLNTCFIVGHVDWVRVQHGLEIWEVCSVENMSFSSQALPMLLCRVSQPHISHIVNFTLVCCCMTECEVNKVRYVDLSSYQFHFKIDCVRLCFNS
- the LOC101310107 gene encoding uncharacterized protein LOC101310107, encoding MDSDQGKLFIGGISWETSEDKLKEYFSNYGDVLQTVVMRDKITQRPRGFGFVVFVDPAVLDRVLQEKHTIDGRTVEAKRALSREEQQTSVRAGNPNPGRNVGSGGNVRTKKIFVGGLPPTLNEEEFREYFEAYGHVTDVVVMFDQNTGRPRGFGFISFDTEDAVDRVLHKTFHDLSGKQVEVKRALPKDANPGGGGRSMGGGQGGGGASGGGYQGYGTSGGNPNAYDGRMDSNRYMQSQSTGGGFPPYGSSGYSAPSYGYAPSSNGIGYGGYGGYGGTNTGYGGPAAAAYGNPNAPNAGYGGGPPGAPRSSWSSQAPAGYGGMGYGNTAPWGVQSGSAAAGGGGPGSAPAGQSPSAAAGYGAQGYGYGGYSGGDASYGNPSAYGAVGGRSGSVPNNNVGGPGGEQGSGGGYIGSGYGDSNGNAGYGNSGWRADPSQASGNYGGQANGAHGGQVGYGGYSSAQARQAQQQ